Proteins from a genomic interval of Chryseobacterium indologenes:
- a CDS encoding DUF4197 family protein, whose amino-acid sequence MVAAALIIGTGALITTTVQSCTTIATSDMGLSIIKRMLLNGIDKGVGVYTNKEAFLQNNMVDRALPKQLREINSMLEKVAPSIVAKERDYIAQAAAYTVNTSKPILQGAVNSLNAQDVTRIIQGTTATQILKEKTSGQLIAAIAPKVDEKLNEFGIVKTINTALSGSNFLGNLLGGNTNTVNAGGLSQLASEQLVAGLFNIIEDYEQQNSKALLGPFGK is encoded by the coding sequence ATCGTTGCAGCCGCTCTTATTATCGGAACCGGTGCATTAATCACCACCACCGTACAGTCATGTACTACTATTGCCACTTCGGACATGGGGCTATCTATCATCAAGAGAATGCTGCTCAACGGTATTGATAAAGGCGTAGGCGTCTACACCAATAAAGAGGCTTTTCTTCAAAATAATATGGTAGACAGGGCACTTCCTAAGCAATTGAGAGAAATCAATTCTATGCTGGAAAAGGTCGCACCATCGATTGTTGCCAAAGAAAGAGATTATATTGCTCAGGCAGCAGCGTATACTGTCAATACGTCAAAACCAATCCTGCAGGGCGCTGTGAACAGTTTAAATGCACAGGATGTTACAAGGATCATCCAGGGAACCACTGCCACACAGATTTTAAAAGAAAAAACATCCGGGCAACTGATCGCAGCTATTGCGCCAAAGGTAGATGAGAAACTGAATGAATTTGGAATCGTCAAGACGATCAATACGGCTTTATCCGGAAGTAATTTTCTGGGGAATCTTCTGGGTGGGAATACCAACACGGTCAACGCAGGCGGACTGAGCCAATTGGCTTCTGAACAGCTTGTTGCCGGCCTTTTCAATATTATCGAAGATTATGAACAGCAGAACTCCAAAGCACTGCTTGGCCCATTTGGAAAATAG
- a CDS encoding DUF493 domain-containing protein: MDILQGNQHANPEDFYKSLSEKLEDHHDFPEDYLFKFIIPTDETKLTEIYKVFDGVKFTLGNRESKNGKYTACNISAFVLDANQVVNIYKEVAKIEGVILL; this comes from the coding sequence ATGGATATATTACAAGGAAATCAACACGCAAATCCAGAAGATTTTTATAAGTCTTTGAGCGAGAAACTGGAAGATCATCATGATTTTCCTGAGGATTATTTATTCAAGTTTATCATTCCTACCGACGAGACAAAACTTACTGAAATTTACAAAGTTTTTGATGGTGTCAAATTTACATTAGGAAACCGCGAAAGCAAAAATGGAAAATACACAGCCTGCAATATCAGTGCATTCGTTTTAGATGCCAATCAGGTGGTGAATATTTATAAAGAAGTAGCAAAAATAGAAGGCGTTATTCTATTGTAA
- a CDS encoding arsenate reductase (glutaredoxin), giving the protein MVVKVLHNGNCSKSNAVLEYLDENGVTFEIINIIEDPLSILEIKTVLKKLNQSVFHIIRKTDKLYLENYADKNYSEEEWIKILSENPSLIQRPIIVKGSVAMLGRPIENVKFFIEK; this is encoded by the coding sequence ATGGTAGTTAAGGTTTTACATAACGGAAACTGTTCGAAATCAAATGCCGTGTTGGAGTATCTGGATGAGAACGGGGTGACTTTTGAAATCATCAATATTATTGAAGATCCGCTTAGTATACTCGAAATTAAAACAGTTCTGAAAAAGCTCAATCAAAGCGTTTTTCATATCATCCGGAAGACCGATAAACTGTACCTGGAAAATTATGCGGATAAAAATTATTCCGAGGAAGAATGGATAAAAATTTTATCTGAAAACCCTTCGCTGATACAGAGGCCGATTATTGTAAAAGGTTCAGTAGCCATGCTGGGAAGACCCATTGAAAATGTAAAGTTCTTTATTGAAAAATAA
- a CDS encoding deoxynucleoside kinase — protein MHIAVTGNIGAGKTTLTTMLSKHYGWDAQFEDVDHNPYLEDFYSDMSKWSFALQVYFLGSRFRQVKEIRESGKNIIQDRTIYEDAHIFAENLNDMNLLSDRDFNNYSSVFDLMKSFVSAPDLLIYLKSDVPNLVKKIYKRGREYEASISIEYLSKLNQKYEKWISNYTEGKLLVIEVDDLDFVEKPEDFGLILEKIEAELHGLF, from the coding sequence ATGCACATTGCGGTTACAGGAAACATCGGGGCGGGAAAAACAACTTTAACGACGATGCTTTCCAAGCATTACGGATGGGATGCACAATTTGAGGACGTAGATCATAACCCTTATCTGGAAGACTTTTATTCAGATATGAGCAAGTGGAGTTTTGCCCTGCAGGTATATTTCCTGGGAAGCAGATTCCGTCAGGTGAAGGAGATCAGAGAAAGCGGTAAAAATATTATTCAGGATCGTACTATTTATGAAGATGCCCATATTTTTGCAGAAAACTTAAATGATATGAATCTCCTTTCTGACAGAGATTTCAATAATTATTCATCGGTTTTTGATTTGATGAAGTCTTTTGTTTCAGCACCGGATTTATTGATTTACCTGAAATCAGACGTTCCGAATCTTGTAAAGAAAATCTATAAAAGAGGTCGTGAATACGAAGCGTCTATCAGTATTGAGTACCTTTCAAAGCTGAACCAGAAATACGAGAAATGGATCTCAAATTATACAGAAGGAAAACTTCTTGTTATCGAAGTTGACGATCTTGACTTTGTTGAAAAACCCGAAGATTTCGGTCTTATCCTGGAGAAGATTGAAGCAGAATTGCATGGTTTGTTTTAA